The nucleotide sequence caaataatatacatacatgTGCGCATTCCAGTAAtcaagtaaaaaaaaaatagataaaCATGGagaataaatatagtatGGAATACATATCGAATAAGACATAAACATATGTAAACAATAAGATATTTAATGTTTGAGGTAAATAATAACGGAAATTTTACATATGCAGACATTAGGAAAGCATAAgcattaatataaaatattattttttgaagtAATAACCAGTTAAtggaataaatatttttagctTAAAAAATCATGAAAGAGGGCaaaagcatatatatatacccTATTAGTTGCCTTGTTTTTCatgatttttttcttttttttctttttttatgtaatgATACAAATAGTATATGCCACTCATCGTTACACCTTCGATTTTATTGGCCTCATTCAAATTGGATGGTCTGAATTTGGTGAGTTTTTCAATTTCTTCGTTGGACAAATAAGGGAAATTATTCCTAAGGATGACGAAAAGGAACAAGATATATTAATTCTTGGCTAgctacatataaatattcatgTATTTTTATGCACAACATGAGTTCGCGGAATACTTTCGTATcatgtattatatttttcgtAGTGAAAATGAGGGcaacaattaaaaaaaagtatataattaaaaataaataaaaatataataagaattgtttgtaaaaaatatatctttacctatcatattttatggTCTTTGGAATTGctaaattaaaattgttcTTGATTTTGTTTATCTCGTTTATCTGCTTCTTTAAATAAGAGGAATATTTAACTTCAGCACATGCTGTTTCTAATACTGAGttgtttattaaaatttcattaaaatttaaattgtatattatatcataattatctatatatgtgtctaaattattttgcttattcaatattatattttttaatcttCCGTCGTTTTCTACTTCtttcaatttattttgcAAAACATTTAACGAGCATTCTATCCCactttttaatatgttATAAACAGTATTTACACCATTTTTTCCTTTACTCTTAGTATTTAACTCtatgtttatattagtAGTATTATAGTTTGACGTCAAGGGATAAGtgtcattattattattattcatatccACATATCTATCACTTATTTTGCTAGTTTCGAtagtttcatttttttttttatcttcattactattcaaaaataatttttttttatgtttaataTTGTAGTTGGTTATGTTAGTAATTGGTAGAATTCCATCAGAAATATGAGACAGATCATTTATAACATTCTCACtatcatcattatttttgatagaattattttcaataccATTAGCTTGATCTCTTTTTTTCGTTCCTTCTTCTATAAGCTTTTGATTTTCCGAATTATTTAAAGTTGATTTCTTAAAAAcagatataattttattaactgagtaatatttatgatttaatatatatagtctTTCCTTTGAAGCTATACCTAATTTTGCTACCTTTGGTGTTAATCTAATATCAGCATTATCAGGTCGTAAATATAATCTATATTCAGCTCGAGAGGTAAACATTCTATATGGTTCTGTAATTCCTTTATTTATAAGATCGTGTATTAAAACTCCTATATAACTATCATTTCGTGttaatacaaaattatttatggatgatatatttatattttttttttttaacgaATTTAATGCTGCATTAATTCCCGCAACTATTCCTTGACAAGCTGCTTCTTCATATCCGGTTGTTCCACATATTTGAccagataaaaataatccattaattatttttgtttctAATGTATAATTTAAACATTTGGGATTAACATAAAAGTATTCAACATCATAAGCAGGAAAAAGTATTTTTGCATTCTCCAAACCTTTTAttgaatttataatttcttGTTGCCTATTTAATGGATAGGCTGAACTTAACCCATTTggatatattaatatattgttaaaACCTTCTGGTTCTAACCATAttatgtgtttttttttttctgaaaaTTTTGTAACTTTTTTAGCTATCGATGGGCAATATCTTGGTCCATTGCCAAGTTTATCATAACAATCAAAATCTGgtaattcatttaaatattttatgacgAGTTCATgggtttttatatttgtataagTTTTATAGCACGgtaatgttttattattatttattttattactatttaaaaaggaaaaataaaaaggatgttttttttctgttccttctttttctaaaatatcaaaatttatGCTGTTTTTGCATAATCTTGGAGGTGTACCGGTTTtcattctttttatttcaaaattgTTTTCTTTAAGTTGGGTTGCAATATTTTTCGTAGATTCTTCAATCAAGTTATAAAAGATAGAATTTGGTTCCAtctcatttttattatcattattatttccaatGCAATTATGTAtgtcatttattttttgcatcTTATTCTTGTTGGtttctttctttattttacttGAATTAATAGTCCCTGCATCTGTCAATTGATTATCCTTCCCCTTGCCTAGGATCCTTTTAATTCGACCCCCTTTGTATTTATCTTTTCCTATATGGCATATCCCTCCTAAAAATGTACCAGTAGTTAAAATAACATTATCAGCATAAAATTCACACgaacatttatttttaattccgtatacatatttgcatttttttttttcctccATATTTGTACTATCATTTCGTGTCATTGAATTTTCAATTAATAATGAATGGGCAGTATTTTCAaggatatataaattaggcatattaaacatatattctttcatataataattatacaaatCTCTATCTGCTTGTGCTCTGTGCCCTCTAACAGCTAatcctttttttaaatttaatattttaaaatgaatTCCACTTTTATCTATTACTTTTCCCATTAATCCTCCTAATGCATCTATTTCTTTTACAAGTATTCCTTTCCCTATTCCTCCAATAGATGGGTTGCATGACATTTCTCCTATGCTTTCTTTGCATTGAGTTATTAATAATGTTTTGGCTCCTAATTTTGCACTTATATAGCTAGCTTCGCAGCCGCCATGTCCCCCACCTATAACTATAacatcatattttttttcatgttCATTACAAAAGCATTTTCCAATAAAGAGCTTTTGATTCGAATCCAATTTGTTGGAATTTTTCTTGAAATTCTTATAAGTTTTTCTATACAAATTGGCaaggaaaataaagaaaaaatacattatttaaaatgaaTGAATGCACATGAGGatataatatcattttatgaaagcatatatatgctgGTTAATTTGCTCATATtccatttttcatttatttcacTTTTATTTCTTACCTATATAAACGTGGTGTCAAAAATAGCGATTTCCTCTCTAATATGTAAGAATAATTCGgtattacaaaaaaaataatgaatattaagacataaaaaaaaaaatttttttttttgggggAATTGTAACTAAAGTGGATACGCATTTCCTCAACCATAGAAGAGTTGCTATATGAAGCATAGGGTTGTACTTATATTCATGGATCTATGCATTTATATGTGCATtgatatatgtatatacatatagtGGTAATTCGATTGCATGGTGAATATTATATAGCATTAAGCAAGTTTTGATAGGATTATTTGATGGATTTCgccattttttataatttttttccaattttcaaataaaaaattgtttcaaactttttaaaaatttcacttatataaacttttaatgtatatcttaaaaaaagtgggggagaaaaaaaaaaaaattaaataatattttattacttatctcaaaatttattttttgcaaCAAACCCAATGTAATTTATTggatgtatatatatgtgcatatacatcataatatgtgtatatctcttaattaaaaaaatggtgATAATTAAAACCATGTATAAAAGGTTAATTTTTgatacacaaaaaaaataaaaataatatatataggcACAACGCTGTAAATATGCTCCTATAAATCAAGGGTGTTTTAcattgataattttttcctttttatttttcttgttAAAAGCAATGTAATAATGGATTTGTTTTATACCGAAAATAGTAAACATACCAacattcaaaaaaaatattatccaaccatatgtttaaaaataataggaGGAATacgtgtatatatatgtaatatatgaGATTAATtcgtattattattattaatatacccatttctatatatatatgtgcattCATTTTGGGGCTAGCTTTTAAAGTAGCGTGGTTTTCCGTagaaattttaatatactttcgaataacttatttttctttgctaaaatatatttttaaatattttttgttctgAAAACGAGCATAATCTCTATTTAATGcatgtattatttattcatatatttaacaaatgcatttatttattacttATTTGGATTATTGAAAGGGTCGTGTTTTTCATTATCTTCGAATTAACTATATAAtgtattcataaaaatctTCACGTATCactttatgtatatatatatatatatacatattttttggtttttttttttaatttcattttgatTAACTGCATGCAGTCTTTATAGAACATATTTTGAAGTCGTTTATATGAGCATATAACTACGTAATTGtaaggaaaatatattgggaaaaataaacaacTTGGAAACCCcatttattcaaaaaattaacaatttttatgatatttatatccaaattaataaaaaaatgaagaaagaTGGAGgtgataataaaacattgCCAAATAAGGAAATGAACAATTTCCGAATGATAACTCAGATGatagaattaaaaaaatataaaaaggcACTTAAAACATGCGAACAaatacttaaaaaatatcctAAAAATGGTGAAACATTATCAGTAAAAGGGTATTTGCTGAACCTAATAGATGAGAATAACAAAGATGAAGCATTTAAATATGCAAAAGAaggtataaaaaataatttatcgAGTAGTTTTTGTTGGTATTTATATGgatgtttatataaaaattataaaaattatgaggAAGCATTGAAATGTTATATGAAATCAATTCAGTTAAATAGGAATGACCATAAAGCAATAAAAGAGGCAtccattattttattacatttaaaaaaatatgaacaatttAAAGATTTGCGTATAGATACTTATAAAGAAAGTGCAAAAGGTCCAAAAGATAAAGctcttattatattttcataccATTTGTTAAAACAGTATGAAAAGTGTCATTATCTTATTAAACAAGTAGAAGAAGATTTATCTAAAATAGATGTAGGAAATGGTAATCTcgataaaatgaataatagtaatatcATAACGGAAAACGAAAAACATCAGCTATTAG is from Plasmodium berghei ANKA genome assembly, chromosome: 14 and encodes:
- a CDS encoding glucose inhibited division protein a homologue, putative, encoding MVEEMRIHFSYNSPKKKNFFFYVLIFIIFFVIPNYSYILERKSLFLTPRLYRKTYKNFKKNSNKLDSNQKLFIGKCFCNEHEKKYDVIVIGGGHGGCEASYISAKLGAKTLLITQCKESIGEMSCNPSIGGIGKGILVKEIDALGGLMGKVIDKSGIHFKILNLKKGLAVRGHRAQADRDLYNYYMKEYMFNMPNLYILENTAHSLLIENSMTRNDSTNMEEKKKCKYVYGIKNKCSCEFYADNVILTTGTFLGGICHIGKDKYKGGRIKRILGKGKDNQLTDAGTINSSKIKKETNKNKMQKINDIHNCIGNNNDNKNEMEPNSIFYNLIEESTKNIATQLKENNFEIKRMKTGTPPRLCKNSINFDILEKEGTEKKHPFYFSFLNSNKINNNKTLPCYKTYTNIKTHELVIKYLNELPDFDCYDKLGNGPRYCPSIAKKVTKFSEKKKHIIWLEPEGFNNILIYPNGLSSAYPLNRQQEIINSIKGLENAKILFPAYDVEYFYVNPKCLNYTLETKIINGLFLSGQICGTTGYEEAACQGIVAGINAALNSLKKKNINISSINNFVLTRNDSYIGVLIHDLINKGITEPYRMFTSRAEYRLYLRPDNADIRLTPKVAKLGIASKERLYILNHKYYSVNKIISVFKKSTLNNSENQKLIEEGTKKRDQANGIENNSIKNNDDSENVINDLSHISDGILPITNITNYNIKHKKKLFLNSNEDKKKNETIETSKISDRYVDMNNNNNDTYPLTSNYNTTNINIELNTKSKGKNGVNTVYNILKSGIECSLNVLQNKLKEVENDGRLKNIILNKQNNLDTYIDNYDIIYNLNFNEILINNSVLETACAEVKYSSYLKKQINEINKIKNNFNLAIPKTIKYDRNNFPYLSNEEIEKLTKFRPSNLNEANKIEGVTMSGIYYLYHYIKKEKKEKNHEKQGN